From the Scomber japonicus isolate fScoJap1 chromosome 8, fScoJap1.pri, whole genome shotgun sequence genome, the window TGAAATCTATTCAAGTTTCAATTatagctcacacacactgtgtcaATCCTGCTCTTTCCAGGAAACAGTAATCACCTGTCTGATGGTTTTATGTGTGAAAAGTAGTCTTAAATGAGTCTGTTGAACTTTGCTCTTTAGTACATCAGACAGCAGTTACTATGAGGCACACTGTCAGTGGTGAAAACAGTAGAAGAAACTGTAAATGACTGATTTTGCTTTTGACTCATTTGCTGTgtcatttgcaatcaacatgAGGAGAGTAAAATAACACACCAGTTTTATGCCTTCGAGTACGAATaagaagaaaagtgttttttcacAATAAGACAAGCTATACAGTAggggaaagtaactaagtatagagggaaatattgtacatttaacTCCATTATATTACAGTCAATTTGCTGATGATGATTTAAAGACCGATAATGAGCAAGcaatatacaatacattgttATAAAATCATATAATGCTCTGTATATATGTAATCATAATACAATAGTTTAATATCTATTATAAGactgacaaaacacattttgcctGCATTGtgagtacttttacttacttATACACTTTTATGCCTGAATGATATGATAGCCTGTTATTTTGTTGTCATGTGCTTAAAGGGAAAATCCACTTAAATGTCCAGATTTGTGTCACAGAATCTGAAAATAACCATTAATAAACCAATTGtgacaatattaaatacatgtaagagatttattttgaaaattaaccacTTGTGTGCACTATAATCCCACCtggaaacatatttaaaaaaataagcaaaaaaaacaacaacaacacatccaTCCTCATTGctgcatcattttaacatgacagGTAAGGTCCATACTTCCCATCTTCCTTATTTCTCCAGCCCGCTTTTATTTGTGCGTCACTTGGCTCCGACACCTGTTGCAAGAGGAAACTAGAGGTGAGGCTTCCAGTGAGGCCGAACACACTGTCAGGTTTCAGGTCCAAATccccttgtttgtttttctcccatGTGTGTCAACTGTATGGGGAAGGAAGGCACTGCGCCACACCGcaactacacacacaggcacagactcagatagatagatagatagatagatagatagatagacagacagacagacagacagatagatagatagatagatagatagatagatagatagatcaaccattatgaaaatgtattatgttattttttctctcaacaTTTTTGGAGGATGAATTATATCAGAAGCAGGGTGTAGCCCTACCTTAAGGCGCTCCTCTTCGCCTCTCCGCTGCTCCATCCATCTCCTGTCCTTTACGCTCCGATCCCttcttttcctgctttcctgcaaaacacacaacaagaGGAAGGGGAAAGACACCCACCTCCTTCTCATTTTTTCTCTTGCAGCCCGTCTGACTGCAGCACTCTTGAATAATAacccctcttctcctccacctcctcttcctctttctcctctctctctctctctctctctctctctctctctctctctctgtcttccttctaTTAAAATGCCGCTCACAGGCGCGCTCCCGTGCCCGGTTTtaagcgctctctctctctctctctctctctctctctctctctctctctccctcaatcAGACCTCGGGGACGCGCTCGGGTCTTGTCGCGCGAGTCAAGCCCAATGCGACGATTTGGCAGGTAAAGCGTTTTTTATCcctcgaacacacacacacacacacacacacacacacacacacacacacacacactctctctctctctctctctcacacacacacacacacacacacccttaaaGCTTTGATCTTGATCCCCTTGGAGGTTacacaggaggaaaaaacataGGTGAGACCCCTAAGCCCCcccttaaaatatatataaaatatatgatcatAATAAACTATTAGAAAAAACAGTTATTAAAGTGTGCGCTCAAAATAAGTGATCTGTTTCAAGGACTGAAGGTTTGAGACTGAACGTGAGAGCgacccccccctttcctcctcctcctcctgctctctctctctctctctctctctctctctctctctcactctttctcaccccctccctctctccctcctcctcctcctcctcctctctctctacatctctGCATTCGCCTCTTTTAGTCGTGTGGGAAGCTCAGTGAATGCGGCTGCAGAAGGAAGCCAGCATACTTATGCGCCTGACACGGATACTGTTCTGTCttacaggagagagagaaacacaagcttgctttcctctctcttttaacTCCAGCcgcttttttctcctcctccactcctcctctcctcctttaactggatcttttttttttaaatttattattctttaaaatgtgtttttactttataaATGCCAACATTTCCCCTACAAGTTCTGCTtgattttcctctctcttttttgtttctttttattatatcagGACCGATGGAAGCGAGAGAAGGCGCGGAGTTTCCAGCTGCACCGCAGCGGACTAAAGGCTGAATAACtgcattattcatttttacGCACCGGTTTCTGTTGTCCGGACTTGTTTCTCTTGTTTCTCTCAGTGCTTTCCGCTTTTTTCATAAGCAGAGGAGCATCGATATCCAACACATCtctgttttccctttttttccttccctcatcccgTTGGAGACTGTGAAACGGGCATCTGTTTTTCCAGCCGCTGCCTGCAAAATAAACTGATCACccgaagaggaaaaaaagaactgtTTCACACAAACTGAGAGCAAAAATGACTGGATTAAATTGCCGATGGAGAATAATACACTGCTGCACGTAACCTGATGGGAGCGTTTTGGCAGTTTTTTGCCCGCTCTAGCTTTGCCCCGGTGCGCAACTTCAGCACTCCGCGGATCGTTCCAAACAAACCAGTATTTATTCATTGGATCGTTTGGGTTTGCTGAGCCGAGCTGAAGCCAGACGCACAGTGCTGACAtcccatcctcctctctctctctctctctctctctctctctctctcgttctctctctctctctttctctctcattattcTCCTCCGCTCCCCTCTTCCTTTTTCCAGTGTTCCCttgaaaaaaaggggggaagaagaaaaaactcccAAGTATGACGGACTTATTTCACTGCATCACCGACCGCCTTGCGCCCTTTTTCACGCCTTGGAGTCGCCGGACGCGCCGTCAAGATCTctaaagctctctctctctctctctctctctctctctctctcgccctctctcttttttcctctatcTCTCggtctctctttatctctcctgCAACCAAATGAACGCTCTTCCATGGAGGTAGTACAACCACCTTGGGGACCGAACGAGCAGAGAGGTGATTTTTCCAAGCAAGAGGAGCCCGTCAGCAAGAGACGCATCGGGTGAAATCGGAGCCTCacctccccccttctcctccacctcctcctcctctttctctccatctccaccgcacccccccccccctcctccttctcctcctcctccttcaacCCCTCCACCCCTGTGTGCTTGGCTCAGGTTGATATACAGTAGCCTACATGGGGATATAGAGGGGGccgaaaaaaaaacaaaaacctttttgCGCCCCTCTAACTGTCTGCGTTCTACTTCAGCTTTTGGGGAGGACTGTTTGCGTTTATGTCTCCATCCATGTCTCACCAAAGCTGCCCCGTGTCTCCGGAGGGAGCCGCATTCGTTACCACCTCAGCTTTGGGTAAGTCTCGTTTAATTAGAATTCATCCGTTTTCCTTTATAAGTACCAGTTTTTTATGCTCGTTGAaggatattgtgtttttatttgatgtcaaatgtgatgggggaaaaaagccgGTTTGATAAATGCCTGCCGCTCAAACCCTCTCAATATGTCAGCAATGGGCACAATCccaattcccccccccccccctctctttcttcttcacccccccccccttttttttttttttttttgctctcactGTTGCTTTTCTTAAATAACCTGAATGTGCTGCTTAGTGGTGGTGCCTCCACTGTTGGCTTCAAATGAGACCCCCATGAAAAAGAGAACTGCAGCCGTTTGACTTTGATTATGTTCAATGTGCTGAGAGGGAAGAATCTTAGTGGTGCTACTGCTGTCTTAAGACATTTCCAACATGATGCTtcatgcttcttttttcttttgggggggggggtcagaatGTGATGCATAGATGTGCAGCAGCTCATGGGTTTGGAGTCATTTCCACAGCATATGTTACTTTTCCTGCagtatggatttttttttctctggcaTCCAACATGAGTAGTGGTCAATTAGGGTGAATCACTGTGTCAAAGAAAACACCACTCACTGCAATGATTCTAATGAAAAAGTGCAATAATTTGTAATGGGCAGCATTAGAATGGCAATTTGCATATggttacatacatacatatatacatacagtaaatgatCATTCTAACCCAAATGTGATTGATCTGATTTCTAATAAGCACTAAAAGGGATTTGAGTATGATTTTGCAGTATAATCAgtataaaatatgcattttgaTGGAttgctttctctctttgtgtgtgtgtgcacatgtgtctCTGGGCTTGTTtgcacatgtgtatgtgtatgtgtgtgtatgaatgttcGTGCATGcacctgtcttttttttctctctccaaaGGTTACTAAATGGTTTTCTGGGGGAGGATTTCTAACCGGCGAGATGCTGCTCGTACTCCTGCTGACagccttttcttcttccatctccggcaccctctcctcctccctctcctccccctccatgTCGGACGGACCCCCGATGGCGGACCCTTCAGCCTCGGACTTGATGGCCGAGACCTGCAGCGCCTGCTCCTGCATGTCGGTGGAAAACGTGCTGTATGTCAACTGCGAAAAGATCACCGTCTATCGACCCACGCAGCTCATCCCGCCGGCCTCGTCCTTGTACCATCTGAACTTCCAGAACAACTTCTTAATCATACTCTACCCGAACTCGTTCCTCAACTTCACCCATGCTGTGTCGCTGCAGCTGGGGAACAATAAACTGCAGAACATTGAGGGTGGAGCATTCATGGGGATGAGCGCGTTGAAACAGCTGCACCTGAACAATAATGAGTTAAAAGTGCTGCGAGCAGACACTTTCCAAGGGATAGAAAACTTGGAGTACCTTCAGGCTGACTACAACTTGataaaatacattgaaaagGGAGCATTTAATAAACTGCACAAGTTAAAAGTGCTGATCCTGAACGATAACCTCGTACAGGCACTTCCTGACAACATATTTCGCTTTGCCTCGCTCACACACCTGGATATAAGGGGGAACAGGATCCAGAAGCTTCCTTATTTAGGGGTTCTGGAGCACATTGGGCGCATTGTAGAGCTGCAGTTGGACGACAACCCCTGGAATTGTACCTGTGACTTGGCACCTCTCAAGGCATGGCTTGAAAACATGCCCTATAATATTTTTATCGGCGAGGCCATATGTGAAACACCAAGTGACTTGTACGGGAGGCTCCTGAAAGAAACCAACAAACAGGAGCTTTGTCCTATgggaacaggaagtgactttgATGTTAGGATGCCACCCCCAATGCCTGATAATGGGCAGTCCCCCTCCAAAATGTCCCCAACCACTATGGCTCCCATAGCCACGAAAGCGCCAAAAACCACTGACTCATCTAAGATTTACGGTAATGGCATTGTGGCTGGTTTACCTCCTTTTGGAAGAAATAGCCAGATTGTTTCCTTTCAGACGCGGACCCCTccattattttgtccacagccCTGCAGCTGTAAAGCCCACCCATCTGACTTTGGCATTAGTGTCAGCTGTCAGGAGAGGAATATTAAAAATCTAGCTGATCTCATTCCCAAACCCCCAAACGCCAAGAAACTTCACCTGAGTGGGAATTACATCCGGGACATAAGCCCGACTGATTTCCAAGGGTTTGAGGGATTAGATTTGCTACATCTGGGCAGTAATCAGATCGTCACAGTCCAGAAAGGTGTGTTTTCTAACCTCACTAACCTGAGGAGACTGTATCTGAATGGAAACCAGCTCGAACAGTTACACCCAGAGATGTTTTTGGGCCTCACAAACCTACAATACCTGTATTTGGAATATAATGCCATAAAAGAAATCTTAGCAGGCACATTTGACTCCATGCCGAACCTCCAACTCCTGTATCTCAACAACAATGTTCTGCGGAGTCTCCCCGCCTACGTGTTTGCGGGTGTCTCTTTAGCCAGACTGAATCTGAAAAACAACCACTTCATGACCCTGCCAGTGAGTGGTGTCTTGGACCAGCTGCGGTCATTGACCCAGATAGACCTGGAAGGGAACCCGTGGGAGTGTTCTTGCGATCTTGTCGCCCTTAAACTCTGGCTAGAGAAGTTGAGTGATGGAGTGGCTGCCAAAGAGGTGAAATGTGCCTCCCCTGTGCAGTTTTCCAACATCGAGCTGCGCCTCTTGAAAAATGAGATCTTGTGCCCTAAGCTTGTTCCAAGGCCGCCGTTTATTCTCACTAGCGCCACCCCTGTTTTGACCTCAGTGTCGCCTGCTGGAGTCGGTAAAGCCCCACCGGGAGGGCCCGTGCCTCTCTCGATTATGATCCTCAGCATCCTCGTAGTGCTAATCCTCACTGTGTTCGTGGCCTTCTGCCTTCTAGTCTTTGTCCTGAGGCGGAATAAAAAACCTGTGGGCAGACAGGAGGGACTGGGGAATCAGGAGTGTGGCTCCATGTCGCTGCAGCTCCGCCGACACAGCCACAAATCAGGCAAAAAAGGCGGCATCCCCGGAGACGACCTGGGAGGCGAGGCGTTCATCCCCCAGACCATCGATCACATCGGAAAGAGCCACACCTGCGGGATCGGACGCTCCTCAGACATGGATGCTGGGTTCAAGTTTGCCGACTCACAGAGGCAGAAGATTATCCTCCGGAACAGCGCCGACAAGGATAAAGACTCGCTTTCCACCCTGGAGCGCAACAAGCGTCTCAGCACCATCGACGAACTGGAGGAGTTCCTTCCCCACCGAGAGCCCAGCATGTTCATCCAGAACTTCCTGGACGGCAAAAGAGATTTCAACAGTATAGGCATGGGCGGGTATGAAATCCGCTACCCGGAGAAAACGCTGgataaaaagatgaagaagtCGTCGCTGATAGGCGGGAACCACAGTAAGATCGTGGTGGAGCAGAGAAAAAGTGAGTATTACGAGCTGAAAGCCAAGCTCCAAGGAACGCCTGATTACCTGCAGGTGCTCGAGGAGCAGACTGCACTGAGTAAAATGTAGGGATTGTTGTGTTTGATTTAGTGCattgattacacacacacacacacacacatacacacaagaaagacacacatacaagcagACAGACATCCAAACACATCTGCCTTTCTCTGGTTCTTTCTCCCCCTTCTagccacacacagacatcatttAGCCACCCCCAGATCTTTCGCTTTCTTTCTAcatttctctctgcagccacacacacacacactcccacacacacacacatacagcaaaaAAAGTGCCTTCTGGTAATCCTTAATGACCAATGCAGAGATGGACAAAATGGCTCCACACTACAAAGCTATTACTAGAATCAGCGTGGATGTATGTCACAGTTAAAGACCTTTTGGATTATCCATGCCACCACATGTATGAATCCCACATACAAACCACAGGACACCCTAAAAAGCAACCAGACAGTTATAGTATTTTTGCTGCTATTGAAATGGGTACTTatctgctttttttgttgttgttgttgtttcttgttgttctttttctcctccttttttttttcctaccaAATCAAAGGGTCTTGAAAACAGTGCTTGAGAATATACCTCACGGTCTTCaaaccctcatttaaaaaaaaataaataaaaaaagagagagaaagagagagaggagaaaaaaaagggagccTCGGTTGTTTTCTTTCGCTCCGGAAAGTAAATCCAAAATCGCTTCTCCTGGGATGAGATTAACAGAAACGGTGACTCAAATGgatgatacttttttttttttttttttttactttctttctttttcaatttgtGAGGATACCTGTTTGTTCTTTGGGAAGCTTCCTGGAGTCGGCtgcagactctctctctctctgccatctTGTCTGGATTATTACACCAGTAGCAGAACACCTGCTCTATGCTGGGAGGCTAAAACGGCTCGTGTTTTCCATTCGCGTGGTGGTcgtggaggggaagggggggggaaggggggtcAAAAGGCACTTGCAAAAACTCTTTTTGGGGGAATGATTTCAtgacttgttttctttgtgtaaaGAGCCATGTTAAATATAGTGTCTTCTGAATGGAGTTGTGTTTTCTCTTCAAAGTTGctacttaaaacaaaaaaaactgtatgttttttttttttttttttttttgggtgaaaTCTAACGGCACATACACTGTCAGAGGATgttgtttcttgaaaaatggaagaaaaaaaaaacaaacaaaaacccaaGGATAAAAAATTACAAAGCTGCTTGCCATGTAAGCGTAACCTGGAAATTTATTTTGTAAGTCTTACATTATTTGTATCTGTGGGACTGGTTTGTAAATTACAAGGAGAGAAAC encodes:
- the slitrk4 gene encoding SLIT and NTRK-like protein 4, with protein sequence MLLVLLLTAFSSSISGTLSSSLSSPSMSDGPPMADPSASDLMAETCSACSCMSVENVLYVNCEKITVYRPTQLIPPASSLYHLNFQNNFLIILYPNSFLNFTHAVSLQLGNNKLQNIEGGAFMGMSALKQLHLNNNELKVLRADTFQGIENLEYLQADYNLIKYIEKGAFNKLHKLKVLILNDNLVQALPDNIFRFASLTHLDIRGNRIQKLPYLGVLEHIGRIVELQLDDNPWNCTCDLAPLKAWLENMPYNIFIGEAICETPSDLYGRLLKETNKQELCPMGTGSDFDVRMPPPMPDNGQSPSKMSPTTMAPIATKAPKTTDSSKIYGNGIVAGLPPFGRNSQIVSFQTRTPPLFCPQPCSCKAHPSDFGISVSCQERNIKNLADLIPKPPNAKKLHLSGNYIRDISPTDFQGFEGLDLLHLGSNQIVTVQKGVFSNLTNLRRLYLNGNQLEQLHPEMFLGLTNLQYLYLEYNAIKEILAGTFDSMPNLQLLYLNNNVLRSLPAYVFAGVSLARLNLKNNHFMTLPVSGVLDQLRSLTQIDLEGNPWECSCDLVALKLWLEKLSDGVAAKEVKCASPVQFSNIELRLLKNEILCPKLVPRPPFILTSATPVLTSVSPAGVGKAPPGGPVPLSIMILSILVVLILTVFVAFCLLVFVLRRNKKPVGRQEGLGNQECGSMSLQLRRHSHKSGKKGGIPGDDLGGEAFIPQTIDHIGKSHTCGIGRSSDMDAGFKFADSQRQKIILRNSADKDKDSLSTLERNKRLSTIDELEEFLPHREPSMFIQNFLDGKRDFNSIGMGGYEIRYPEKTLDKKMKKSSLIGGNHSKIVVEQRKSEYYELKAKLQGTPDYLQVLEEQTALSKM